CTGATATTTCTCATACATCTCTCTTTGTCATCCTTACCTGCTATACCCTGATAAAGTTTATGTGTTTGGGGAAAAATAATGTTTGACATCATTAAAATGGTGGAGTATCATGAAGACATGGTAAGTACTATTTCAAGCAAGGGGCAACGGTTTACTATTTTCAAAGGAATTTAGTTTGTATTTGTAGTGCACTACATTTGTAAAGTGCACCGTAATTTCCTTATAAAAAGAAAGGCCAGGAACTTATGTGCTGTTGCCGTTCTTTTTACCCAATTTGAAGTTGGTTCTTTTTTAAGGTGCATGTCTAAAATGAATCTAAGCACCACTTCCTCCAATCTGGTAGTTACATCAAGTACAATTAAGAGTCAAAAGTTGCTTTTATACGGCTATACTACTAGTGGATGTCATTATGCTTCTATTTTCATTTCAGGAAATATGCTGGCTTTCATGGTTGGTTCGAAGCAAGCTTTTGAGGTGTCTTTAGCGGATGTCTCTCAAACACAACTTCAAGGGAAAAATGATGTGATCTTGGAGTTTCATGTGGATGACACAACTGGAGCAAATGAGGTATATCTGTATAGTCTTGTAATTTTTGAAGGGTTCAGAGCAACTTGCAGCTGGTTACAGGAAAACCTTTCTCATCTGAACTGGGGCTTGATTAGTATTGTAGGCTGCAGTTAATATGTTCATTTTGGAAGTGCGTTTTTTATGGTCTAATATTGTTTATGATATGATCTCAGAAAGATTCGTTGATGGAGATGAGTTTCCACGTACCAAGTTCCAACACCCAATTTGTTGGTGATGAAAATCGCCCCCCTGCTCAGGTGAGATTGTTTGTGACTTTAATAAATATCTTGTCATAAGAAATTCTAGGTGACTAACATTTGAATAATCTTTTTGGTATAAGGTTTTCCGTGATAAAATTATGTCTATGGCCGATGTTGGTGCTGGAGGAGAAGATGCTGTTGTTACATTTGAGGGTATTGCAATCCTTACACCAAGGTAATCTCTTCAATTGTACTTGCACAACATGTACCATTCAACTATTTTTAGCTTCTTATCAGTATGTTGTATGCTTCTGTTGCATTACACCCCTttcaagaaataaattaatctcTATTAATAAAACTTATCTTTATTGTGCAGAGGACGGTACAGTGTTGAGTTACACCTATCATTCTTGCATCTTCAAGGACAGGCTAACGATTTCAAAATCCAGTATAGCAGCGTGGTTCGCCTATTTTTACTTCCTAAGGTTTATTTCCTAATCCTTTGCTTTAATATCACTGAAACTTATGCCTTAAAATTGATGCTTTTCTCTTGATTTGTTAAGTATACTGACAACTTCTCATGTATGCTGGCTGTATGTATTTGAAGTCTAATCAACCACATACATTCGTTATTATTAGTCTTGATCCCCCTATTCGGAAAGGACAGACTTTGTACCCTCATATTGTGATGCAGGTAATTGTTTACTTCATTGGTTTCTGGTTTACCAATTTACTTGATACATGTTTTGCTTGCTCCTGAACCTAACACCGTTTGCCCCTTTCTGTATAGTTTGAAACTGATTATGTGGTTGAAAGTGAATTGGCAATACATGAAGATCTTTATAACTCTAAGTACAAAGACAAGTTAGAGCTGTCTTACAAGGTATTGAATAAACTGTTGATAATTAGTTTATTGATATTTAACTCGAGATACTGCTACTCAAAGGTTGCTTGGGGAatgaaaaaaatcatattttagtttATCGGTTGGCGTGAGAATTTGGTAACTTTGGGTTATGCAATCATGCGATACGATAGCTGATACATTTCATTCACAATTCAATATTCAGGGGCTTATCCACGAAGTGTTCACCACAATATTACGTGGTTTGTCTGGGGCCAAAGTTACTAAGCCTGGAAAATTTAGGAGTTGTCAAGATGGATATGCAGTGAAATCATCTTTGAAAGCTGAAGATGGAATTTTGTATCCCCTCGAGAAGAGCTTCTTCTTTCTACCTAAACCTCCCACTCTTATTCTTCATGAAGAGGTAAAATCCAGCTGTAATTACTGATTATCAGATATTAGTTACTGGTTGACGTGCACCGACAATGCTAACTAATTAGAGGTTTTGATGGTTTCATCATTTCCTACTAGATTGACTATGTGGAATTTGAACGACATGCGGCTGGTGGTTCAAACATGCATTATTTTGACCTTCTTATCAGACTAAAATCTGAGCAAGAGCATCTCTTCCGTAATATTCAGAGAAATGAATACCACAATTTGTATGGTTTTATCAGGTAAGTAATAGCTAATTGCCAAAATTTACTACAACTAATTGTCTGTTACACAAGCAATTCACTTTTGGCTTGCACATGCAGTTCAAAGGGCTTGAAAATCATGAACTTAGGTGATGCCCAACCAACTGTTGGCGTGGCTAAGGTTCTTGAGAACGATGATGATGAAACTGTCGATCCACATCTCGAGCGCATTAGAAATGAAGCTGGTGGAGATGAAAGTGACGAGGAGGTGCTTAATCTGTTCTTGATATTGTTTTTATCCTCTTCTTTAGATCAAGAGTAGCTTTTGGTATATTTATGTTATAATTTAAGTGATTGAGGTAGCACTATATGTTTATATCCCACAACATTTGAATATATCTGGGACATGAACATGAAAATACATAAATGAGCTTTGAAGTTTACTGTTACATACATACATTTCAGTTTTGCATTCTTAAACTTGCATGCCTGTTATGCAGGCAaactttctcttttttatttatcttttcctTTCAGTTTATTATGCCATCTGTATTGCTTACTGTTGTGGTTATGTGCATTTGTTCTGTACTTCTATGCATGTCGTGTAAACATGTCTTATGGGGGGCTGCATGTAGCAGGATTTCCCTTAAGAATTTGTTTGCTTCTGtatatattactattaattGGGGGCTAATGTGTATAGGACGAAGATTTTGTTCTCGACAAGGATGATGAAGGTTCTCCTACTGATGATTCTGGGGGTGATGACTCTGATGCTAGCCAAAGTGGTGGCGAGACAGAGGCaagtgattttattttatttgcctTTATTATCTTGATGTGCCTCACCTATACTCTTTAAATCTTTGGCGTCTCTGACACCTTAACAATGACCAATTTTCAGAAGCCTGCCAAGAAGGAACCAAAGAAGGATCTGCCTTCTAAGGCATCTACTTCTAAGAAGAAATCAAAAGATGCTGATGAAGATGGAGTGAAGAAgaaacagaagaagaaaaaggaccCAAATGCACCTAAGAGGGCACTGTCTGGTTTCATGTTCTTTTCTCAAATGGAAAGAGAGGTGCGTTTTATGTTGTACATATTAGTGACGTGGTTTTGGATTCAGTTGTGTGGGTTGGGAGTAGGGCTTGGGAGTACTCATTGCTTCCCTTCTGCATAGCTACTGAACCTTTTTGTTTGGGGTTTCAATTGGTTTGTAATCCTAATTT
The genomic region above belongs to Cicer arietinum cultivar CDC Frontier isolate Library 1 chromosome 4, Cicar.CDCFrontier_v2.0, whole genome shotgun sequence and contains:
- the LOC101515563 gene encoding FACT complex subunit SSRP1 isoform X1 — protein: MTDGHLFNNITLGGRGGTNPGQIKIYSGGILWKRQGGGKSIDVDKSDIMGVTWMKVPRTNQLGVEIKDGLYYKFTGFRDQDVVSLTNFFQNTFGVTVEEKQLSVTGRNWGEVDLNGNMLAFMVGSKQAFEVSLADVSQTQLQGKNDVILEFHVDDTTGANEKDSLMEMSFHVPSSNTQFVGDENRPPAQVFRDKIMSMADVGAGGEDAVVTFEGIAILTPRGRYSVELHLSFLHLQGQANDFKIQYSSVVRLFLLPKSNQPHTFVIISLDPPIRKGQTLYPHIVMQFETDYVVESELAIHEDLYNSKYKDKLELSYKGLIHEVFTTILRGLSGAKVTKPGKFRSCQDGYAVKSSLKAEDGILYPLEKSFFFLPKPPTLILHEEIDYVEFERHAAGGSNMHYFDLLIRLKSEQEHLFRNIQRNEYHNLYGFISSKGLKIMNLGDAQPTVGVAKVLENDDDETVDPHLERIRNEAGGDESDEEDEDFVLDKDDEGSPTDDSGGDDSDASQSGGETEKPAKKEPKKDLPSKASTSKKKSKDADEDGVKKKQKKKKDPNAPKRALSGFMFFSQMERENLKKTNPGISFTDVGRVLGEKWKKMSAEEKEPYEAKAQADKKRYKDELSGYKNPQPMNIDSGNESDSA
- the LOC101515563 gene encoding FACT complex subunit SSRP1 isoform X2, which codes for MGVTWMKVPRTNQLGVEIKDGLYYKFTGFRDQDVVSLTNFFQNTFGVTVEEKQLSVTGRNWGEVDLNGNMLAFMVGSKQAFEVSLADVSQTQLQGKNDVILEFHVDDTTGANEKDSLMEMSFHVPSSNTQFVGDENRPPAQVFRDKIMSMADVGAGGEDAVVTFEGIAILTPRGRYSVELHLSFLHLQGQANDFKIQYSSVVRLFLLPKSNQPHTFVIISLDPPIRKGQTLYPHIVMQFETDYVVESELAIHEDLYNSKYKDKLELSYKGLIHEVFTTILRGLSGAKVTKPGKFRSCQDGYAVKSSLKAEDGILYPLEKSFFFLPKPPTLILHEEIDYVEFERHAAGGSNMHYFDLLIRLKSEQEHLFRNIQRNEYHNLYGFISSKGLKIMNLGDAQPTVGVAKVLENDDDETVDPHLERIRNEAGGDESDEEDEDFVLDKDDEGSPTDDSGGDDSDASQSGGETEKPAKKEPKKDLPSKASTSKKKSKDADEDGVKKKQKKKKDPNAPKRALSGFMFFSQMERENLKKTNPGISFTDVGRVLGEKWKKMSAEEKEPYEAKAQADKKRYKDELSGYKNPQPMNIDSGNESDSA